One genomic window of Candidatus Pseudobacter hemicellulosilyticus includes the following:
- a CDS encoding DUF4288 domain-containing protein, with translation MNWYLAKVVYQIVCGDGDHTPQFDEQLRLIAADDEQTAFAKAKLIGEQEQESFVSQRSKLVQWQFINVSELYKISALIDGAELYSKIRETDNPCVYIEQVNKKAAHIQSNTTHKFLQLF, from the coding sequence ATGAATTGGTATTTAGCCAAAGTCGTTTACCAGATCGTTTGCGGTGACGGTGACCATACCCCGCAATTCGACGAACAGCTCCGGCTGATAGCAGCGGATGACGAACAAACTGCTTTTGCCAAAGCGAAACTGATCGGCGAACAGGAGCAGGAAAGCTTTGTGAGCCAACGCTCCAAGCTGGTTCAATGGCAGTTCATCAATGTCAGCGAGCTGTATAAGATCAGCGCCCTGATCGATGGCGCCGAACTGTACTCCAAGATCAGGGAAACAGATAATCCCTGCGTGTACATTGAGCAGGTCAATAAAAAAGCGGCCCATATCCAATCCAATACCACGCATAAATTCCTGCAACTGTTCTAA
- the ade gene encoding adenine deaminase has product MAPNFTLQAQLVDVWQKKIYPASISVREGRIESIRDISATFSDPVALLPYILPGFIDSHVHIESSMLVPSEFARLAVVHGTVATVSDPHEIANVCGMAGVEYMISNGRTVPFKFYFGAPSCVPATPFETAGATLDAQAVAALLQKDEVKYLSELMNFPGVLNDDPEVRQKIAAARQYNKPVDGHAPGLRGADASHYIQGGPAFAGNGVVISTDHECFTAEEALDKLQHGMKIIIREGSAAKNFEALIGLLPAHADSILFCSDDKHPDSLKFGHINELCKRAIEKGFDLFQVLQAACINPVLHYNLEVGLLRVGDPADFILVNDLRSFTVLQTYIDGQLVAHKGETMIPSVEAPLINHFNASPRRLPDFAVPWQGEKEIPVIEALDGQLITNKVMLPPAVADNLIVSDPSRDLLKIVVVNRYADAPVAKAFVRNFGLQSGALASSVAHDSHNIVAVGVDDESICRAVNAIIEQKGGVCCIHEEGDLVLPLPVAGLMSNADGFEIALRYTIIDMAAKTLGTPLSAPFMTLSFMALLVIPHLKLSDKGLFDGDQFAFIG; this is encoded by the coding sequence ATGGCTCCGAATTTTACGCTCCAGGCTCAGTTAGTAGATGTATGGCAAAAAAAGATCTATCCCGCATCGATCAGCGTCCGTGAAGGCAGGATCGAATCCATCCGGGACATTTCAGCAACCTTCTCCGACCCGGTTGCTTTACTGCCCTACATCCTGCCAGGATTCATTGACAGCCATGTTCACATTGAAAGCAGCATGCTGGTGCCTTCAGAATTTGCCAGGCTGGCCGTAGTACATGGTACGGTGGCCACGGTGAGTGACCCGCATGAGATAGCCAATGTATGTGGCATGGCGGGCGTAGAATACATGATCAGCAACGGCAGGACGGTACCCTTTAAATTCTATTTCGGCGCACCCAGCTGTGTGCCGGCCACACCCTTTGAAACGGCAGGCGCCACACTGGACGCCCAGGCTGTAGCCGCACTCCTTCAAAAAGACGAGGTAAAATACCTGAGCGAACTGATGAACTTCCCGGGCGTATTGAATGATGACCCGGAGGTCCGGCAAAAAATAGCCGCTGCCCGCCAGTATAACAAGCCGGTTGATGGTCATGCCCCGGGACTAAGGGGCGCTGATGCCAGCCACTATATCCAGGGCGGACCCGCTTTTGCCGGGAACGGCGTTGTGATCAGCACAGACCATGAATGTTTCACCGCCGAAGAAGCGCTGGACAAATTACAGCATGGGATGAAGATCATCATCCGCGAAGGAAGCGCCGCTAAAAATTTTGAGGCGCTGATCGGGTTGCTGCCAGCACATGCAGACAGTATCCTGTTCTGCAGTGACGACAAACATCCGGACAGCCTGAAATTTGGCCATATCAACGAACTCTGTAAACGTGCCATAGAAAAAGGATTTGATCTGTTCCAGGTATTGCAGGCGGCTTGTATAAACCCGGTGCTGCATTATAACCTGGAAGTAGGTCTTTTAAGAGTTGGAGATCCGGCAGATTTTATCCTTGTCAATGACCTTCGCAGCTTTACTGTGCTGCAAACCTATATTGATGGACAGCTGGTAGCGCATAAAGGAGAGACCATGATCCCTTCTGTAGAAGCGCCGCTGATCAATCACTTCAATGCCAGCCCCCGGCGCCTGCCTGATTTTGCAGTGCCCTGGCAGGGAGAAAAGGAGATACCGGTCATTGAAGCGCTGGATGGCCAGCTGATCACTAATAAGGTAATGCTGCCGCCCGCGGTGGCGGACAACCTGATAGTCAGTGATCCTTCTCGTGACCTGCTCAAGATCGTGGTCGTTAACCGTTATGCCGATGCGCCCGTAGCCAAAGCCTTTGTCAGGAATTTTGGCCTGCAGAGCGGCGCACTGGCTTCCTCGGTAGCACATGACAGCCACAATATTGTTGCAGTAGGCGTTGACGATGAAAGCATTTGCCGTGCGGTCAACGCTATCATAGAGCAGAAAGGGGGCGTATGCTGTATCCATGAGGAGGGCGACCTGGTGTTACCCTTACCCGTAGCCGGATTAATGAGCAATGCGGATGGCTTTGAGATTGCACTACGGTATACCATCATTGATATGGCTGCCAAAACGCTGGGCACGCCGCTCAGCGCACCATTCATGACCCTGTCGTTTATGGCCCTGCTGGTGATCCCCCACCTGAAACTAAGCGATAAAGGATTGTTTGATGGCGATCAGTTTGCTTTCATTGGCTGA
- a CDS encoding Crp/Fnr family transcriptional regulator translates to MSVNNRPASEWLAKHGLQESPIATFARTIYPISLEAQEYANLKSFPRRLKKNEMLVNAGEICNALYFVHKGILRGFVKDSVKDITTWITGERFLVTSITSFDMQVPATENIQAIEDCELTGLHYDDLQYMYAHFPEINIVGRKILELYYRDAEERAFIARLTEATSKYKHFIATKSHLLNRVPLKHIASYLGMTLETLSRIRSKLSQQGKP, encoded by the coding sequence ATGTCTGTAAATAACCGTCCTGCCAGTGAATGGCTTGCCAAACATGGCTTGCAGGAATCCCCTATTGCCACTTTTGCCAGAACTATTTACCCCATCAGTCTGGAAGCGCAGGAATACGCCAACCTGAAAAGTTTTCCCCGCCGCCTCAAAAAAAACGAAATGCTGGTCAATGCCGGAGAGATCTGTAACGCCCTTTATTTTGTTCACAAAGGCATCCTGCGGGGCTTTGTGAAAGACAGTGTCAAGGATATCACCACCTGGATCACCGGAGAAAGATTCCTGGTCACTTCCATCACCAGCTTTGATATGCAGGTACCCGCTACCGAAAATATCCAGGCCATCGAGGACTGTGAACTAACGGGACTGCATTATGATGATCTCCAGTACATGTATGCGCATTTCCCGGAGATCAACATTGTTGGCCGCAAGATCCTGGAACTTTATTACCGGGATGCCGAAGAAAGGGCCTTCATTGCCCGGCTCACGGAAGCCACTTCCAAATACAAACATTTTATTGCCACCAAAAGCCACCTGCTGAACCGGGTGCCCCTCAAACATATTGCCTCCTACCTGGGCATGACCCTGGAAACATTGAGCCGTATCCGGAGCAAACTCTCCCAGCAAGGCAAACCCTGA
- a CDS encoding DUF5668 domain-containing protein, which yields MQDNIFPAQEQHRRRERRGRKHNNLWAGLLLLAIGSLLLMRKLGMAIPGWLFSWPMILIVVGLFVGAANRFRDFSWIILTGIGTFFLIDRLVPGVDFGDFIFPAIIIGVGLAVIFGSRRRRRRPLDPHGEPLPLAGPGQTGTTNARRAYDDTDDTLDIASIFGGMKRIIYSKNFKGGEVVNIFGGSELDLTNADFNGVIEIEMVQIFGGAKLIVPAHWEVRTGDAVAIFGGFDDKRSRQAITNPDKVLIIRGTTIFGGLDIKSF from the coding sequence ATGCAAGACAACATATTTCCGGCACAGGAACAACACCGAAGAAGGGAAAGAAGGGGCAGGAAGCACAATAACCTCTGGGCAGGCCTCCTCCTGCTGGCTATCGGCAGCCTTCTCCTGATGCGGAAACTGGGCATGGCCATTCCCGGCTGGCTGTTCTCCTGGCCTATGATCCTCATTGTGGTAGGCCTCTTTGTGGGCGCCGCCAACCGCTTCCGGGATTTCAGCTGGATCATCCTGACCGGCATCGGTACTTTTTTCCTGATAGACAGGCTGGTGCCGGGTGTTGATTTCGGTGATTTCATTTTCCCCGCCATCATCATTGGCGTGGGCCTGGCGGTGATCTTTGGCTCCCGCAGGCGCAGGCGCCGTCCACTGGACCCCCATGGCGAGCCACTCCCTTTAGCAGGACCCGGCCAGACCGGGACCACTAACGCACGCAGGGCTTACGACGATACCGATGACACGCTGGACATCGCCTCCATTTTCGGAGGCATGAAGCGTATTATCTATTCCAAAAATTTCAAGGGCGGCGAAGTGGTCAATATTTTTGGCGGCTCTGAACTGGACCTCACCAACGCAGACTTCAATGGTGTTATTGAAATAGAAATGGTGCAGATATTCGGTGGCGCCAAACTGATTGTCCCCGCTCACTGGGAAGTCCGGACCGGTGACGCCGTGGCTATTTTTGGCGGCTTTGATGACAAACGTTCCCGTCAGGCCATTACCAACCCGGACAAGGTCCTGATCATCCGCGGCACCACCATTTTCGGCGGCCTCGATATCAAAAGCTTCTAA